A region of Syntrophorhabdaceae bacterium DNA encodes the following proteins:
- a CDS encoding HAD-IA family hydrolase: MDNVKGLFFDVGGTVFDWKNTVREKVQELADTMNRTIDGGAFADDWRGEMFKIHTQVRHGDLPWMNSDDMLLRALENLTKTYSLLTAVDHMSLIKSTWHHLKAFAGTPEAINRLRTKYTVVVLTILNWESIVSSSKAAGVQWDGILSCEFLGYYKPSLQAYIKGAGLLGLKPAEAMMVAAHESDLMAAQAAGMHTAYVNVPEEDKDFEGFKRPDKTNFDIEAKDFEALCKKLQV; encoded by the coding sequence ATGGACAATGTGAAAGGATTGTTTTTTGATGTAGGCGGGACCGTATTTGATTGGAAAAATACCGTCCGGGAGAAAGTACAGGAATTGGCCGATACAATGAACCGGACCATAGACGGTGGAGCCTTTGCCGATGACTGGCGGGGAGAAATGTTCAAGATACATACTCAGGTGAGGCATGGAGACTTGCCCTGGATGAATTCGGACGACATGCTCCTGCGGGCATTGGAAAATTTAACAAAAACCTATTCGCTCTTAACCGCCGTTGACCACATGTCTCTCATAAAATCGACCTGGCATCACCTCAAAGCCTTTGCAGGAACCCCTGAAGCGATCAACCGCTTACGGACCAAATATACGGTAGTGGTGCTCACTATCTTGAATTGGGAAAGCATCGTCAGCAGTTCTAAAGCAGCCGGGGTGCAATGGGACGGTATCCTGTCGTGCGAGTTTTTAGGTTATTATAAACCCTCTTTGCAGGCTTATATAAAGGGGGCAGGCCTGCTGGGGCTAAAACCGGCGGAAGCTATGATGGTAGCCGCCCACGAAAGCGATCTGATGGCAGCCCAGGCTGCCGGAATGCATACAGCTTATGTAAACGTTCCGGAAGAAGATAAGGATTTTGAAGGCTTTAAGCGACCAGACAAAACCAATTTTGACATTGAGGCCAAAGATTTTGAGGCTTTGTGTAAAAAACTACAAGTATGA